Proteins co-encoded in one Gammaproteobacteria bacterium genomic window:
- the rpsL gene encoding 30S ribosomal protein S12: MSTINQLVRKPRKRKLEKTNVPALEAGPQKRGVCTRVYTTTPKKPNSALRKVARVRLTNGYEVTSYIGGEGHNLQEHSVVLIRGGRVKDLPGVRYHVVRGSLDTQGVQNRKQARSKYGAKRPKS, translated from the coding sequence ATGTCGACGATCAATCAGCTGGTGCGCAAGCCGCGCAAGCGCAAGTTGGAAAAGACAAACGTCCCCGCGCTGGAGGCAGGCCCGCAGAAGCGCGGTGTGTGTACCCGCGTCTATACGACGACTCCGAAGAAACCGAATTCGGCCCTGAGAAAGGTGGCACGTGTCCGGCTTACCAACGGCTATGAGGTCACCAGTTACATCGGTGGCGAAGGTCACAACCTGCAGGAGCATTCCGTCGTTCTGATCAGGGGGGGGCGTGTGAAGGACCTTCCGGGTGTTCGCTATCACGTGGTCAGGGGTAGCCTCGATACGCAGGGAGTTCAGAATCGGAAGCAGGCCCGCTCGAAGTACGGCGCGAAACGGCCGAAGTCGTAA